GATAACAACTTGAGTCCTTTTTCTTGCATCTTTCTCgtgaaaataaaaacagcatGACTTATTAAATCTAACCCGGGccaatttttaaatttttatctgCCAGCATCGAATAATTACGGCAACGCTACTCACGGTTTAGCAGAAGATGCAGACTGCATTGCAGCAGGAATGCCGGAGACCCTCATGTGTGGATGGGGTGACTCATACCCCACCTGGGGAACAGCAGCATCGAGAAGCGCGACTCAATCCTCTCTcacttttacacacacacacacacacacacacacacacacacagcaattttCATTCCACTTACTACAGGAGATCGGCTGTAACCAGCAGCCGCTGCACCGTTGATCTGGGAGGAGACTAGGTGCAGTCCCACTCCGTATCCTGCTGCCCCACCTAGTTCTCCGTTTGCCCCTGGGGGGGGCAATCCAAAGGCCCCAGCTGGGTAGGCACCCTGCACTGCCAGGGGGTTCCGCAGGCCCAGAGCTGGGGAGGGACGAGAGGGAGGCAAAAAAACAGACCTAACAGATGCTGAATTCATGCAGGTGTGGCACACTTTGACCGAGCCATTCTCCACATCAGGCTTACAGTGTTACCTTGCCGTTTTAATCAGATTTGCAAGTGAGAGATCCTACCGAAGATAGCAGTTTCCTGTCTAgggtataaaaacattcactgAACTATGTGCTTACTGTAGCAGACTCCCTAGCTTTTATATTACAATATCATTCACATAATGTTACACATCTGATTAAACCCGAGacaaaaaatacatatgaaTAAGCAAATGGACGCAGCAGGACCTGCACGTCTAAAAATAAAGTCTTTTGTTCccagggaggaaaaaaaaaaacaacacttgGAAAAACACACCATGGCTAGTGAgccaaaatatttcaaaagctaTAGCAATCTGTTTGCTACATAACCTAAGCCAAGAGTTTAGCATTTCTGGAAAACTACACTGCTCGGTAcaacgggggggaggggggtgaaggGAGGGGGTACGGCGGCTGACTCCGAGACGCTGTGACATCCAACTACCAGGCAGGAAACTACCACTGCATATTGTGTCATGGATGCCAGCGATAAAGTGCATCCCTTCAGAAGACACATGGCTGCAATGCTGCACAGCCTTTGGAAAAAACGCTTTATCTCCACTGTGAGGCTGAGTACTGAAATAACCCAGAACTCgcactgccctctgctggcagcAACCTGGTACTGCGGTTTACCAATATCACCCCAACTGAAAAAAAttgagaaaggagaaaaaaatcccACCGATCCGATAAGCGAGTGCCACTTAACCGCGACCCTCCCTGGTGAAGGGTACCTACCGAGGGCATCCATGCCAGGCTTCCCGAGAACAGGTCGGAACTGGGGGGGTCCACTGGGGCCAGGGGGTGGACGACTCCGGCATAGAGGTACCTGGCTTCAGGGAGGGTGTGCTGGACTTATCAGCCTTAGGGAGGGAGACAAAAGGCATGTGAAGACCCTCTTTGGTGCAGCGGTGCAAAGCATCGTGGGAAGCATTCGTTTGTCGATGCATCCTTAGGTTCGGAAGGAAAGGGGTGCTTTGGAATGTTTGCATATGCATACCCCTGACTCCCCACGGCTGCGTGACGGGGAGGCCGCGCTGCTGGAGGAGGCCAGAGAGGCGGGGCTCGCCCGGGGAGGTGCCTCCTTCCGGGAGACCGGCAGCTTCTCCAAACCATTCTCACGCGACGAGTAAGACTGCACGCTGCGAGGAGACGAGGGGTCCTGGCACAGCgggagaggtcagaggtcaccgcATTGACGCCGAATGGGCGGGTGGGCCAGTGCACTGACACAGGGTGTGTAAGGGCTGCCTTTGCACCCCTCCAAAGCAGCTTAACCCAGACAAATTGCCTAATTACCACAGCGTACAAATACAGCAAAGGCGAAGAGATGCAACGCACTTGGGTTAAGTGTTTGCTAAACATGTCACAGTTTATCAtttcaaattaattaaaaatggcTACACATGGGCTATATAGGGGCTACATATTATAGTAGGACAAAAGAAGGGGGGGTGTAAACACAGTAGGGCCCCCATCTTCTGCACCCAAGGAGTCTTCCCAGGGAAGTATACAGAGGTGGGTGATTTATGCTTTGCTAAGCTTGGCCCCACCATATGAATTACAGACAGTCTTGCGTCTTCCACCTTAAAAACAACCTACAACTGCCCGCTGTGTCTTTCACTGTCATATCAGCCGCAGAAGGGCGCCATTCCCTGGGCACAGGAACACACACCTCATCCACAACCAGGTTGTCATCACTCTTCTCAGCATCGCTGCcctgggagagagagaaagacagacacaTTTAACTCCTTTCCTGCCGGAGGGAAATGGGATTTTAAGCATGAGGTGTGCAGGTCAGCCATTAACAAAGGAAGGAAAGCAGCTCACATAGTCGGGCATGAACTCCTTGTCCTCCGCCTTCCGCTTTTTCCCATTGCTGAGGTAGTCAGCTGGCCGACCTTTATCCCCGTTAGTTAGTGAgctctggggagggggtgggggggttcaaACAATGATTGCACTCCAAATTGTTCACATTAGTCTAGTCTAAGtcatggtggggggaggggggcatcccAGCCAGTGTACTCACCGGGCCAGCCTCCCGGTCTATGTCCATCACCATTGGCAAAACCGTGCCGGCAgcaccagccaatcaggagagagacaaacaaagaTATTGAAAGCAGCATCTCAGCAATTCCTCTGTGCTTACATGTGGCTATCTAGAGCAACTGGGTCTATAAAGGCAGAGGTGACCGTAAGTATGGCGCGAAGTCGGTATTGACGAGCATCACAGGGTTGAAAAATTGATCATTTTCATGTTCTGGAAAGTTTCCAATTAGGAATTTTTCCAAAATTCCACAGCTTAACTTCTCCTGGCatggaaagtttctggaaaTTCTCTGCCCTTTTGCAATCCTAGCTCACAGCTGCTGAAGCAACACTGCGCTACTCGCACATCATCATCTTTCAAGCAGGGGAAAAACAAAAAGGAGAAATTCATCCCCAATAATGTAAAGGTGACTGCATGAGGCGTCACAGCCAGGGTGGGAGAGGACCAGGAATGAGCTGCATCCCAGAATGCTCAGTGCCTACCTCTGTGGTGTTCCGCAGCAGCGGCCTCCAGGTGGGCCCTCTCATCCTTGGCGGCAAGCTGAGCCCCAAGGGCCCCGGAGAGGGCCAGCAGGCCAGGGTGCTGGAGGCCAGAGGGGTGGGGGCCGAGTGGCAGGCTGGCGTGCTGAGAGAGGTGCTGGgcctgcagctgctgctgtcaGGGGGAGGATGACAGAAAGCACATAATGATTTGGGGAAGGATTGGTATCCAGAGGCAGGGGGGCACAGAGACTTGGAATGCCCCAGTAAGAGGCTGGGAGCAAATGGGAATACTGGTATTTGTCACCTTTAGCCAGTGACACTTAAACCACCAAGGAGTGGGTTTACCCATCCTCACCACCTACAGATGCTCTTGGGAGGAGGGgttacttttaatttgaaaGCAATTTCACGGTCACTATACCATAATAAAAGTCCCTCCCCCATAGACACACTACAAGGAGACCCTGTGACAGATCTGGGTCTGGGAGCAACACACAATGAGCAGTGAAGAGAAGCGTGACGCGTGTGGGGATGTCACGGCCCCCCCCGCGCCCACCACCACACCACCAGCACCCACGgagacatgctgatgaaagagAGGGGAAAACCGTGAAAGCAGAAGGATCGCTCGCAACATTTACATGACGAAGCTGGGGAGCAGGCGGGAGTTCAAGAGCAAAAAGGCGTGTTTGTGATGCTGATCATCTCCAAAAGCCACAAAAGGAGGAATACTTCTCCGCTCTAAGAAACCACCCAATTACATCAGCGCACATGTGCAAACAGGTTTGAATAACAGATGCCAGCATCAGTTGTAGGTTTTGGCTCGCCCCTATTGGCTGATCTCTCCCCTGCCACCACACAAGCTTGCAGGGCAACAACGGTGCCTCCTTGCTGAAGCAGACAGAGAGCGGGAGctcagaaggggaaaaaaaagcggATGGCTGAGGTACACACTGTGGGAGGCAGGAGGGGCAGTCCACGTACCCCTATGGCAGCATTCAACTCCCCTATAGTCACCTGCTTGGCACGTTCCATGGCTTgaaccacctgctgctggtgctGAAGGTCAAACCAAAgcaaaggatggggggggggggggagaaaacaaATCGATGAGTACTGTTCACCAATAGCATCAAAGCGAGATGACAGCAAGTCTAATTATGTCAAGCTGTTCTGGTAATATACATTTTGAATATACAAGAATATCATTTTGAAAATTCGTGACTCAGCAGGACTTCTGCACACATTCAAAATATGTAGGATACACTCACCTCCTGTGACAGGAAGGGAATGAGTTGGGCGCAGATCACGTTTAGCCGCTTGGCGATCTCAGTCTGGAGGGATGAGCACAGTCATCAGAACTGTGTACATGAGAGGTCACTAACGCCCCCTAGTGGACATCCCACACATGCGCAAATACCAGTGGGACATTGTTTGGGCTAAACAGTGGATATAGCGCTAAAGACACTATGCCACAATGCCTTGTAGACGCTCAGGGCAATCATGTGTCACTTTATGGCAAATGACCCCCTCCAAAATACCCGGGGGGTAAGAGACAAAGGGAGGCTCTCCACTGCTGGGGGGTGCAACATTGCTGGTGCCTGGGATGACTGCACATGGCAATCACTTAGATGTAGTGTATTAACGGGgaagcccccccaccctctaCCGCCtgctgagtcccccccccccccacccccaccatttCAGCACTTGGCTATAGAAATCCATTACCTTCCTCCCCACGGAAGCACAATGATTTCTTGTTAGAGAActaccaaattacatcttcaGGAGAAGGGGAGGGACtgtgcagggggtgggggtgggaaagAGTAGGGGAATTAagaaggggagggagaggaggagggagagacagcagaaGGGGGGTGGGTGTACATCAGGCAGTGAGAATCAGGACGCTGGACGACAtaaagagacacagaatgaaagGAGAGAGggctgaggaaaaaaaaaaaaaagataatggCGGAGAAAAGGAGAATGTAAAAGCCAGAGCAGGAAGTGGCAGACAGGAAGGCCTGTGAGCTGATTTTAAGACACTCAGCATAATTGTCTGACCACAGGAAGAGAGGCAAGGAGGGATATGGGCAGACAGCATATAGCATGGCGAGGCCAGAAAGCATCAGATTACAGGTCGTGTCACTATAAACTTGTTTCAAATTCAATATGGCGCTTACACGTCATAGTACCAGCGATGAACTGAAATGATCCTAGTTTTAAAAGTAATCTTTGATGGTTATGGGGAATAAATACAGATCTCCTCACCTGTTTGTGCATCTCGATGTTCAGGCCATAGGACATTTCGTAGTACTGAAACGGCAGAGAAATTGCAAACGTTGTTAGCGGACTGCGCTACGGAATAATCTCACGTAGAAACCTTACGCTCCGTCTTCCACctcctggggaaaaaaaaaggcaaaggtTTCGAGTGGCCGGAGCCAATCTGCGGATGCCAATCTGTTGTGCCCGGTCCACTGCCAGCAGGCCGACGGCCTTTGACTAAATTAGTTCCCTCCACTGTGACAGCTGGTGCTGTCGCTCAGTTCCGGGTGCCAAGACTCTCCCGTTGCTAGGAGACTTCTGAACACCagctctaaaaaaaaaaaaacaacagcaaaaaaaggAAGAAGGAAGCGAGCAGCCAAAAGGACCGGTCCGTGCCAGGCACATGCCAACCTTGGCCACGCGCTCGGGTAGAGGAAAACATTACAGCTGTGGCCAGCCCGCGGTGAAGCCTGTCGGTCGTCATGGTAACCTACGGCTCCAGGGACGGGGACTCGGTTTTGCGGAGATGCCGCCGGTTCTGCTCAGCATTTCGAGACCTTTGGCCCCGGAATTTTGTGCGGTCATATTATGATTTAGCAGAGTACTGGGTGTGGGCCAGGTGCAACAGGACGGGCAGAGGCAGGACGACGGACTCTAGTACAGACAGGCGAGAGGCCGCGGGCGCTGTCACCACTCACCATCACGTAGTGCCTCTGGATCTCCGTCTTCTCAGTTGCTAACTTCTCACACTCCAGCTTCAGGCTgaagaggagagagacagagcagtCAGGCAGGCGGACCAGCGTCCGATGCCCCGTCTGCCTTTCCCAGACGCGCTCAGAGGGAGCGGCACAAGCAGACACAGTATTCCAGTAATTCTTATCCAGTCAGTGACACAACATCCAACAGGATTAGATGGCAAAAAACAAGACGAGGGTTTTCACAAAACATCCAGTAGGGTAGGGTGCCATTTCTCAACCAAGTCCTTGGGGACAGAGTAGGGAGCTAAAACGTCTAGGGGTCCCTGAGGTCCGGCTTGGGAAAACACTCCCGAGGacgtacatatttatgaaatgAATGTAAATTCCAAGACGAGGCTGTAACAGAAAATGACTAAAATGACATAAACGAACAAAATGACAAAGAGGAACAGGGCGGAGTGCCCTGCCCAGGGAAGCGAGCTGATTGATGAGgctataccattatccctctccatccatccatccatccatccatccatccatcggcaGCAGTCCTGATGCTAGTATGTCTTTGGACCTCAgtttcgcaaaaaaaaaaaacaaggaatgCTTCGCTAATGTGCGTGTCATCCAGGTGGATTCAGCACAAGCCCCTGGGAACACCACAAGCCCCGCCTACTCTATCTATGCAGCAGGCGGCCGCTGTAAACAGGTAACGAAGCCCTGGGAAACTCCGCTCGTTACCGCCGTGGCCTGCTGCCATGGAGCAGGCCTGTTTATCGGGAAGGAAGGTGTTCGCCATAAACTGTCCCAGATTCTAATCCTATCAAAACCTGCCTGTTCGGAGCTGCCAGTCCTTCTCCATGAGAACCACAGGTAACATAGAGGTTCAAATTGAGTTACAAATCTCCCTGCAGACATACAGGCCACGTGTATACTGAAATAAAATCCGCAGGCAGAGCAGATGCCAACatgattacacacacacacacacacacacacacacacacacacacacacacacacacacacacacacacacgtgaagCACCTCATCCTACTCCTGACTCTGATACTCTGCACTGGACCGTAACAGCCAGCTACACACTAACTGAAAGTGCAGATCTGCTGGCAAAGGACATATAGAAGTGGCATGACATGCGACGCGCATGCAGCTGACATGCGACGCTCACGCAGCTGAAATGCATCAGCTCTGAAATGTGGGTGTGGCCTTAATTTAGGCACAACAGGTAGAAAAATTTCACCGGAAGGACACCCAGGCCTGTTCCCTGATAGGTTCGGGGGGGAAAAGGGAGATCATATATGAGACAGGGTGGAATCCACGGCATCTCCACTCCATCAACGCCATCAGACAGGAGCCTCagctaccccccccacccccaccccaaagatGTAGGGCCTGCTGGGGGGTGCAGGGAGGCGTGAGCCCTAATGAGCCAGAGCGGCAGCGAtccagggggttggggggttgggggtgagaggaaagaaaaaaaaaaaaaaaaaaggccctTGTTTGTTCTGCCATCACACTCAGACTGGGACCCAACAATGGGGTGTGGAGGGGTGGTCCAGGGATGGGGGACAGAGGATTTGGCGAATCCTGGCAGGCTGGATCAAAGCCGGAGCCCGTGTGAAAGACTgccagggaggggggcgggggagcaGGCATGCCAACAAAGGCCCTGAATCACAGCCAGCCGGCCCCCAGGATTATCGGAATGCTGCCAGCTCTCAAATTCAGGTACCTCTCTAGctgccattgtgtgtgtgtgtgtgtgtgtgtgtgtgtgtgtgagaaagagagaaagaaactGGGGCCAAGTGTAAAACAGGAGTCAGAGAGCACTCAGATGTGGACAGCCCGAGTCCCAGGGTGCAGGATTAACGAGATCTTCAGAACAGACTGGCCAATAATGACTGAACTTCACTCGTCTTCACCGGCTGCGATCTGCACGCTGAAAAATGCCGGCGTCCGTCCTACCTCTACCTGCAGACGTTTGCTACCTGTGGTACTGAGTCTGGAGGAACTGGAACTCCTCTTTGATGCGGTCCAGGGTTTCGGGGTAGGTCAGTTTCAGCGAAGGGGGGGGCCCAGACactgccgccgccgccgctgcagctgctgcagcagaGGACCCAGGGGGTGGCTGAAGAGGTGCCtgcagaggagaaaaaaaaaggaaaaaatttATTCAGTATTGGCAGAAACTAGGCACAGTGAAATTAGAGAGAATAATAAAGATCCATGTTGTGTgttcatttaataaaaaaaagaatttaagtCGAATATAGAGCAAAAGTCACCGGACTGTGGGATGCAACCCTCTGTGAGAAGAGAAGGCCCCAAACAGCAGAACCACAGGACGACCCCCAAGGCAGGGGGGAGGACCAAGCGATTCCCATCTCACCCACGGAAAGCCCATAAAATAAAAGTGAGCAGACCCAGTTTGAGATTCTCATTCAGGAAAGCAAACGGCTGCTTCACCTTTGGACGGGGTCACGCTGGACCCCGCACAAAACCCGTCTCCCATTCAATCCAATGCCCAAGTCATACAAGGTGTAGCTCCATAAGAGCTTAGGTTGTCCCATCCCCCCGTCTCCAGAGACCCATCAGTAGCAGGGATCTCATCCAGATTCAGGTTCGAATCCGCAGACACCAATTCTGGTCACTGAATATGTCTGTTGGATATTGCTCTGTACTCACACTTAGCAATTAATGTCCTGGTGTACGGACATAGATGGCAGAGTCGGCTACAAAAAAATCTGAGGATAATCTGACCCATCGTACTTTGTCTTCTCTTGAAATGGGACGATTAGCTTGGACACCGAGGGACAGACTGGGAGTCCCGGCCCGGACACCAGGAACTGCTGTGCATTTACAATCGAAAGGGGGAAGGACTTTAAAAAGGCAGCATTTCGCATCCTCTACACTCAGACCTCGGAGCCCATAAAGAaacacagcatccagacctcatCTCGGTCACAGAGGAGAGCAAACGTAGGCCGGCCTAAGCTCTTATTGCTGTGTCTGCGGTGGAGGTctgccgggggaggggggggggcattccgaTCAGCCCGTGACCTGTCGGCCTGTGGGGGAGGCTGCCGAGAAACAGCGGAGAGTCAAACGCAGCGGTTTAATTCCAGAACCGGCCGGTGGGCTTTGTTCTGTGGTGATGTGTGCAAAGCCTGCAGCTTCTCATCCCATACACACAGGGAGCCGTGTTCTCTCatgcagcccccacccccatcacccCTGAAGCAATCGttcctggatttttttttttttttacgttattACCCAAGGGCACAGCACAATGGGCTCCTATCAATCACCCAACCCCCCTCCTCATAACATCCATCTTGCCTATAATGGCACCCACCTCAAAAGGACTCACAGTCCAGGTCCTCTTGCCTCACATTACtgcatctcacacacacacacaaacacacacacacacacacacacacacacacacacacacacacacacacacacccctccacCATTTCGGCCACGTCTCTCTAAAAAAGGTTCCAGTCTTACGTTTCTTGTTATCGTTTCAGCATCAGCTGACAGCACAGCCCACATACACGGCCAAGACAGACAACGAGCCCTAAATCCACAGGCTGCACAGCCCCTTGTCAGGAGTGGGGGATTCATGCCGTCATTCCAGCAACCTTAGAGTTACCTTCAATATAAACACATCAGACATTAAAAATCAACTGCCTACTTGGCAATCCATAAGTTTCAGCTGGTCTtaaacaagccccccccccacacacacacacacccccagggATGTACCATTCCAGATTCCACCCCCACAGTCATATGTGGTTAAGGACAGCTGTGCTGAACCAACAAATCGGGGAAGTGGAATTGAGAGTGAGCTGGGTCTGCTTCTCTGCTAGCTTTCTAACCAGGGGGAAGTGAGGGCTTATAACCACACCACAGAACATCTCTGGGTGGAGACCacactcctgggggggggggggggggggggggggctgggtccCTGGCACCACAAGCCAGCTGCTGGCCCAGAACATGGCCTGCAAGACTGGGTGTTTGTGTAGACCTCCTGCACACCGGCAACAGCATCAAAACCTCAGTTCAAGAGCACAGACGGCTTGCTGCGATCCAcctgtttcagaaatccatacccccccccccccccccccccaaaaaataaaaataaaacccaacCAGACAGCAACACAAGTCCCCGTCGACATCGCACAGGTCAGGACGACCAACACAGGTGAAAACACCTGGACGGCCACATCCAATCATGTGCGGAATGACAGGTGACACCCGAGGCACACAGTTAGGGACTAACAGGCAGGTCGGTGACAGCAAAAGCAGGCACTGTTgcgggagttggggggggggagaatcacAAAAGTTAAGGACACAATAGTATCCCAGTTATTCCCAGTTAAAGTCACCAAAGGGATCCAGCACAGGAATCTTGTCCTAAATAGCTCCCAACTGTATGAAGGGTTAAAGCCAGTGATCAGAGACAGATTGTACCCCACCAGAAAATATAATGATAGATGCAGGCAAAGAGACCTTTGCTTTTTCTCTAATCTTGTTCTCTGGTCTGCAATCAAGTGAAGATTAAACATGTTtcaaacaggcagcacaggaggaAGATTTAAGCTTTGATAACCGAAGGtgccaatgacaatgcttgatgCCAGCGTAA
This genomic interval from Brienomyrus brachyistius isolate T26 chromosome 21, BBRACH_0.4, whole genome shotgun sequence contains the following:
- the LOC125716516 gene encoding LOW QUALITY PROTEIN: transducin-like enhancer protein 1 (The sequence of the model RefSeq protein was modified relative to this genomic sequence to represent the inferred CDS: deleted 1 base in 1 codon), with translation MFPQNRPPAPLQPPPGSSAAAAAAAAAAVSGPPPSLKLTYPETLDRIKEEFQFLQTQYHSLKLECEKLATEKTEIQRHYVMYYEMSYGLNIEMHKQTEIAKRLNVICAQLIPFLSQEHQQQVVQAMERAKQVTIGELNAAIGVRGLPLLPPTQQLQAQHLSQHASLPLGPHPSGLQHPGLLALSGALGAQLAAKDERAHLEAAAAEHHRDREAGPSSLTNGDKGRPADYLSNGKKRKAEDKEFMPDYGSDAEKSDDNLVVDEDPSSPRSVQSYSSRENGLEKLPVSRKEAPPRASPASLASSSSAASPSRSRGESGADKSSTPSLKPGTSMPESSTPGPSGPPQFRPVLGKPGMDALALGLRNPLAVQGAYPAGAFGLPPPGANGELGGAAGYGVGLHLVSSQINGAAAAGYSRSPVVGYESPHPHMRVSGIPAAMQSASSAKPAYSFHVSADGQMQPVPFPPDALLGPGIPRHARQIHTLSHGEVVCAVTISASTRHVYTGGKGCVKVWDISQPGSKSAMAQLDCLNRDNYIRSCKLLPDGRTLIVGGEASTLSIWDLATPTPRIKAELTSSAPACYALAISPDNKVCFSCCSDGNIVVWDLHNQTLVRQFQGHTDGASCIDISNDGTKLWTGGLDNTVRGWDLREGRQLQQHDFTSQIFSLGHCPTGDWLAVGMESSNVEVLHVSKPDKYQLHLHESCVLSLKFAYCGKWFVSTGKDNLLNAWRTPYGSSIFQSKESSSVLSCDISADDQFIVTGSGDKKATVYEVIY